A single Mesomycoplasma bovoculi M165/69 DNA region contains:
- a CDS encoding ABC transporter ATP-binding protein, with translation MSNVILKIENLTKIYPKSERGVKDVSFEVNKGEIHAFIGENGAGKTTIIKCIVDAYQNFDGSILINGHSNKTPEAKKFIGYVPENSIFPKEITSYEFLYEFALLSGVSPELAKERIDSYIKLLKIQDLENLKPYSFSSGQKRKIMLVQSLIHNPELIILDEPFSNLDPSARNEFLSIINILKLEGKTIFLSTHNLEEVNKVCDSLTLINKGHIYYNGIKKQDLNEIYEKYVLKNKEEFIHES, from the coding sequence ATGTCAAATGTTATTTTAAAAATTGAAAATCTAACCAAAATTTATCCAAAAAGTGAGCGTGGAGTCAAAGATGTTTCTTTCGAAGTCAATAAAGGTGAAATTCATGCCTTTATTGGTGAAAACGGTGCTGGTAAAACCACAATTATTAAGTGTATTGTGGATGCTTATCAAAATTTTGATGGTTCAATTTTAATTAATGGGCACTCAAATAAAACTCCTGAAGCCAAAAAATTTATCGGCTATGTTCCTGAAAATAGCATCTTTCCAAAAGAGATCACTAGCTATGAATTCTTATATGAATTTGCTTTGCTTTCAGGAGTTTCTCCTGAATTAGCTAAAGAAAGAATTGATTCATACATCAAACTTTTAAAAATTCAAGACCTAGAAAATTTAAAACCATATAGTTTTTCCTCTGGTCAAAAACGCAAAATTATGCTTGTTCAATCATTAATTCATAATCCTGAATTAATTATTTTAGACGAGCCTTTTTCAAACCTAGATCCTTCAGCTCGTAATGAATTTTTATCAATCATTAACATTTTAAAATTAGAAGGTAAAACTATTTTCCTATCAACCCATAATTTAGAAGAAGTTAATAAAGTTTGTGATAGTTTGACTTTAATTAACAAAGGTCATATTTATTATAATGGAATTAAAAAACAAGATTTAAATGAGATTTATGAAAAATATGTTTTAAAAAATAAAGAAGAGTTTATACATGAAAGTTAA
- a CDS encoding RpiB/LacA/LacB family sugar-phosphate isomerase, giving the protein MKTKIALASDHAGFQRKQEIIDFLKNKGYEIEDLGPFDESRSSYAVYGKKLAHHLLEHPDKIGIAICGTGLGMSYALNRFKHIRAARVTSVNDAYLAKAHNNANALALSARFSTDVDNFAFIEEFLKSEYEGGRHQERIDELDK; this is encoded by the coding sequence ATGAAAACAAAAATTGCATTAGCATCAGACCATGCTGGTTTTCAAAGAAAACAGGAAATTATAGACTTTTTGAAAAATAAAGGTTATGAAATAGAAGATTTAGGTCCATTTGATGAATCAAGATCTTCATATGCAGTTTATGGGAAAAAATTAGCACATCATTTACTTGAACATCCAGATAAAATCGGTATTGCGATTTGTGGCACCGGTCTTGGAATGTCGTATGCCTTGAATCGTTTCAAACATATTCGAGCAGCTCGTGTAACTAGTGTAAATGATGCATATTTGGCTAAAGCTCACAATAATGCAAATGCTCTTGCATTATCAGCGCGTTTTTCCACTGATGTAGATAATTTTGCTTTCATTGAAGAATTTTTAAAAAGCGAATATGAAGGCGGAAGGCATCAAGAACGTATTGATGAATTAGATAAATAA
- a CDS encoding dihydrolipoyl dehydrogenase produces MNKFDIAIIGAGPGGYSLAAILAKSGKKVALFEEKNFGGTCVNWGCIPTKTLLKSAKVQNLIHESKKYGISSSSIFHFDVIFNNVKSNSMKLQNAIKGTLTASGVTIFEERATVVDDFHISTASGKTIEFEKLVLATGSSSRNIQIKGAEQANIFTSDALILGKTDFDELTIIGGGPISLEFANFFSAFNKTVTIIEGAPKIFGRFDAAVNEAATTFLKEKQVKLFENTKVLEYKNGSLILDKNGEIFEHKTKNILVAVGRTPNNQSFEKLGLKFSPNGFVEVNEFFQTSKPHIYALGDVTGKLMLSTVAYKHGDIIAKHILTGTSNEVFNASQIPWTIYASTEIAGLGQSEEQLKKDNVAYQAVTIPAAALPRAHAENNFQTGFIKVLFSTTNFKLLGAYIFLDNASLLINQLALAMSAGLTIFDLQKSAYTHPTLSESIYYISRQVSFSNLDKSTK; encoded by the coding sequence ATGAATAAATTTGATATTGCAATTATAGGGGCTGGTCCAGGGGGTTATTCTTTAGCTGCAATTTTGGCAAAAAGTGGTAAAAAAGTTGCGCTTTTTGAAGAAAAAAACTTTGGTGGAACTTGTGTAAATTGAGGTTGCATACCAACAAAAACACTTTTAAAATCAGCCAAAGTTCAAAATTTAATACACGAAAGTAAAAAATATGGAATCAGTTCATCATCCATATTTCATTTTGATGTTATTTTTAACAACGTTAAATCAAATAGTATGAAATTACAAAATGCTATTAAAGGAACACTTACTGCTTCTGGGGTAACTATTTTTGAAGAAAGAGCTACAGTTGTGGATGATTTTCATATCAGCACTGCAAGTGGCAAAACTATTGAATTTGAAAAATTAGTTTTAGCAACAGGTTCAAGTTCAAGAAATATTCAAATTAAAGGGGCAGAACAAGCAAATATTTTCACTTCTGATGCTTTGATTTTAGGAAAAACCGATTTTGATGAATTAACAATTATTGGTGGTGGACCTATTTCACTAGAATTTGCTAATTTTTTTAGTGCATTTAATAAAACCGTAACAATTATTGAGGGTGCACCTAAAATTTTTGGAAGATTCGATGCTGCAGTGAATGAGGCAGCTACTACATTTTTGAAAGAAAAACAAGTAAAATTGTTTGAAAACACTAAGGTTTTAGAGTACAAAAATGGTTCTTTGATTTTAGACAAAAATGGTGAAATTTTTGAACACAAAACTAAAAATATTTTAGTTGCTGTTGGAAGAACTCCTAATAATCAAAGTTTTGAAAAACTTGGATTAAAATTTAGTCCAAATGGATTTGTTGAAGTTAATGAATTCTTTCAAACTTCAAAACCACATATTTATGCTTTAGGTGATGTAACAGGAAAATTAATGCTTTCAACTGTTGCTTATAAACATGGTGATATTATTGCAAAACACATTTTAACAGGAACATCTAATGAAGTGTTTAATGCTTCACAAATTCCTTGAACCATTTATGCATCAACTGAAATTGCTGGTTTAGGTCAAAGTGAAGAGCAATTGAAAAAAGATAATGTAGCATATCAAGCTGTTACAATTCCTGCTGCAGCTCTTCCAAGAGCTCATGCTGAAAATAATTTCCAAACAGGATTTATTAAGGTTTTATTTTCAACAACTAATTTCAAACTTTTAGGGGCTTACATTTTCTTAGATAATGCTTCACTTTTAATCAATCAACTTGCATTGGCGATGAGTGCTGGATTAACTATTTTTGATTTACAGAAAAGTGCATATACTCACCCAACCTTATCAGAATCAATTTACTATATTTCAAGACAAGTAAGTTTTTCAAATTTAGATAAATCTACTAAATAA
- the mutM gene encoding DNA-formamidopyrimidine glycosylase — protein MPELPEVVTVANELHKQICNKKINKFWVKNSKFIKEITPNDFAKEIENSIVTKVTNKAKHILIFLDNNKVIISHLRMSGKYFSNQNHIGRQHDYVFFEFSDKSVLIYNDARQFGTFHLRNIENLFTTKPLINVANEPFDINFDDFYLKLSKIKRVIKTALLDQSLISGLGNIYVDEVLFASKVAPWEVSSSISKNKALEILKNSQRILKESIKLGGSSINSYTSLDAKEGSFQNFLQVHTKKDKPCPNCQKLIEKITINGRGTYFCRKCQNEK, from the coding sequence ATGCCTGAATTACCAGAAGTTGTGACTGTTGCAAATGAATTGCATAAACAAATTTGCAACAAAAAAATTAATAAATTTTGAGTTAAAAATTCAAAATTTATTAAAGAAATCACACCAAATGATTTTGCTAAAGAAATTGAAAATTCTATTGTTACAAAAGTTACCAACAAAGCTAAACATATTTTAATATTTTTAGATAATAACAAAGTTATTATTTCTCATCTTAGAATGAGTGGCAAATATTTTAGCAACCAAAACCATATTGGTAGACAACATGATTATGTTTTTTTTGAATTTTCAGACAAGAGCGTGCTAATTTACAATGATGCACGACAATTTGGAACTTTTCATTTAAGAAACATTGAAAACCTGTTTACAACAAAACCACTCATCAATGTAGCTAATGAACCTTTTGATATTAATTTTGATGATTTTTATTTAAAATTATCTAAGATAAAAAGAGTTATAAAAACAGCTTTGCTAGACCAAAGTTTGATTAGTGGGCTTGGTAATATTTATGTGGATGAAGTCTTATTTGCATCTAAAGTAGCACCATGGGAAGTCTCTAGTTCAATTAGCAAAAACAAAGCGCTTGAAATTTTAAAAAATAGTCAAAGAATTTTAAAAGAGTCTATAAAATTGGGTGGGTCTAGTATAAATTCTTATACATCCTTAGATGCAAAAGAGGGATCTTTTCAAAACTTTTTACAAGTTCACACAAAAAAAGATAAACCTTGCCCAAATTGTCAAAAATTAATTGAGAAAATAACAATAAATGGAAGAGGAACCTATTTTTGTAGGAAATGTCAAAATGAAAAATAA
- a CDS encoding ABC transporter permease, whose protein sequence is MSKVYASESNFSLFSFVNLFVSLSLTIILASYLFLVIFKDLSSQSIDIIAFTKPYNRQYFIATKILFLIFVAFVWAIFFYINSLIFYLINFNLSNQTPYFYIWGFFSPLFAFLIFGSITALISIKFSGKIALASTLISFSPFVLLGSASAFSSTSTTDRFARILNLENAPYDSNTIVDVEKFYLNDKKDHFFIIPKHVDNYKFSERQTRYIGQAWNDSTPAPQLWQTASYLLLPYQFINVFDKKDNDALVNAIAQPKDNLDNFLYYNNLDSKENAYFIDTTPNLPLYKDSNNQPIYLVPGALKNESHFVKDDGNDFVDDNLANRQIIYANEHASDFNIDLPEDAQTIGASSLLVGKLKWSLFKNLLESKVFGNYAQEFFSKIDKQATREDILKTISTAISEDSKLLNLTDPTSAILNPIVNTEKIQSETQRKIYLGLGLIYWLYFKNPYSPILQTILKDSDTGTFDPQQIDLEIDNSTFKIGGYSSYAAQQRVSEKTGRVITRFNLTNSKNFAFQPVSQIIEVKVGQKVVVKGAYPILWLLASSILLYFIFRLYSKKDYR, encoded by the coding sequence ATGTCAAAAGTTTATGCAAGTGAAAGTAATTTTAGTTTATTTTCATTTGTCAATCTTTTTGTTAGCTTATCACTCACAATTATTTTGGCTTCTTATTTATTTCTTGTAATTTTTAAAGATTTATCAAGCCAAAGTATTGATATAATTGCTTTTACAAAACCTTATAATCGACAATATTTTATTGCCACAAAAATTCTTTTTTTAATTTTTGTAGCATTTGTTTGAGCTATATTTTTCTATATAAATTCACTAATTTTTTATTTAATTAATTTTAATTTATCTAATCAAACTCCTTACTTTTATATTTGAGGTTTCTTTAGTCCTTTATTTGCTTTCTTAATTTTTGGATCAATTACAGCTTTAATTAGTATTAAATTTAGTGGAAAAATTGCTTTAGCAAGCACTCTAATTAGTTTTAGTCCTTTTGTTTTATTAGGTTCTGCAAGTGCCTTTAGTTCCACTTCAACTACTGATCGTTTTGCTAGAATTTTAAACTTAGAAAATGCCCCTTATGACTCAAATACCATTGTTGATGTTGAAAAATTTTATTTAAATGATAAAAAAGATCACTTTTTTATCATCCCAAAACATGTAGATAATTACAAGTTTTCAGAAAGACAAACTAGATATATTGGTCAAGCTTGAAACGATAGCACACCAGCTCCACAATTGTGACAAACTGCTTCATATCTTTTGTTACCTTATCAATTTATTAATGTTTTTGACAAAAAAGACAATGATGCTTTAGTTAATGCAATTGCACAACCTAAAGATAATCTTGATAATTTCCTTTACTATAATAATTTAGATAGTAAAGAAAATGCATATTTTATTGATACAACACCTAATTTACCACTTTATAAAGATAGTAACAATCAACCTATTTATTTAGTACCTGGTGCTTTAAAAAATGAAAGTCATTTTGTAAAAGATGATGGCAATGATTTTGTAGATGATAATTTGGCAAATCGGCAAATTATCTATGCAAATGAACATGCATCTGACTTTAATATTGACTTGCCAGAAGATGCTCAAACTATTGGAGCTTCTTCACTTTTGGTTGGTAAACTTAAATGAAGTTTATTCAAAAACCTTTTAGAATCAAAGGTTTTTGGCAACTATGCTCAAGAATTTTTTAGCAAAATTGACAAACAAGCAACTCGCGAAGATATTCTAAAAACAATTTCAACAGCAATTTCAGAAGACTCCAAACTTTTAAATCTTACAGATCCAACTTCTGCAATTTTAAATCCTATTGTAAATACTGAAAAAATTCAGAGTGAAACACAAAGAAAAATTTACCTAGGACTTGGATTAATTTATTGATTATATTTTAAAAACCCTTACTCACCAATCTTACAAACTATTCTAAAAGATAGTGACACAGGGACATTTGATCCACAACAAATTGACCTAGAAATTGATAATTCAACTTTCAAAATTGGTGGATATTCAAGTTATGCAGCTCAACAAAGAGTTAGTGAAAAAACAGGACGAGTAATCACTAGATTTAACTTAACTAATAGTAAAAACTTCGCCTTTCAACCTGTTAGCCAAATTATCGAAGTTAAAGTGGGACAAAAAGTTGTAGTAAAAGGTGCCTACCCTATTCTTTGATTATTGGCTAGTTCAATTTTGTTATATTTTATTTTTAGACTTTATTCAAAAAAGGATTATAGATAA
- a CDS encoding aromatic motif membrane protein, which yields MKVNKKFLAFLPLTFSGVALISCTQVYSFYKLDKPINESPKFFANKDYENLFNSVYFNNNSIRQNKLIQQLNIDPVKAEVELKYSLAISRPFFPLHEANGYSILAKDSNYTINNYLTKNWFFLLNNIDKINFIYNPYSTRLDKYKASDGSPQYLKNALINGGELEKESESAQSVIKIKNKKFQFIKIDKDQSLLPGNTTYYLVFEGNKFIRMTTFIDDSGQPQVRLDYNLFLLKDSNQNPDPFLFANEIESWINQKEQNYLKSKINDKKENLEDSFNDVKENLESKISKFKSDLDDLDSSDNLDDTDSNGNSDDSGSSQKQIKSSDDESNDNSGSVNSNDSDDVDEDSDGDGQENSEAKQKEWLAKLTRKPSFGLGGLSSKSSDKTQSLEPKLDPNATTEQKKEFYESQIKSLETQLQQKKAQHEKDLENVDKLAAQDFAAEKKQINQSNFFTDITSNIAELNTNFKFAKYSLASIDLDVPIQNLQNSNKNKGNTNSNSSKKDYYYQFYKKYIDPNLNVTTDKETPDERATKSIFKDILNLAWGHNEAGKVEFLNQQNNPEYVKNLEQEWKKISDNLGTPNNINEQAFELYKNFVKENWYFILKRIGKLELIFKNWYSFPDQEYNGQKIAHSEAFKEKVADESPISDVIIYANPYLESISEGDTSRLSDKFKDLYILKQNSLINIRIDTYDDKPKVTLNPLILYFQKPRNKISVKVLTEIFHQALYHYSQEAYNSFENDFVDKFRYGLPAQMVLKEQNEKNS from the coding sequence ATGAAAGTTAATAAAAAGTTTTTAGCTTTTTTACCACTAACTTTTAGTGGTGTTGCACTCATATCTTGTACACAAGTTTATAGTTTTTACAAACTAGATAAACCAATCAATGAATCTCCTAAGTTTTTTGCAAACAAGGACTATGAAAATCTATTTAACTCTGTTTATTTTAACAACAATTCTATTAGACAAAACAAACTTATTCAACAACTAAACATCGACCCTGTTAAAGCTGAAGTTGAACTTAAATATTCTTTAGCAATTTCTAGACCTTTTTTTCCACTTCATGAAGCCAATGGTTACTCCATACTTGCGAAAGATTCTAACTATACTATCAATAATTATTTAACAAAAAATTGATTTTTTTTATTAAATAATATTGACAAAATTAACTTTATTTATAATCCATATAGCACAAGATTGGATAAGTATAAAGCAAGTGATGGTTCTCCACAATATTTAAAAAATGCTCTTATAAATGGTGGTGAATTAGAAAAAGAATCTGAATCAGCACAAAGTGTTATTAAAATTAAAAATAAAAAATTTCAATTTATAAAAATTGACAAAGACCAAAGTTTACTACCAGGCAACACTACTTATTACCTTGTTTTTGAAGGTAATAAGTTCATTAGAATGACCACCTTTATAGATGATTCTGGCCAACCACAAGTCAGACTTGATTACAACCTATTTTTATTAAAAGACTCAAATCAAAACCCTGATCCTTTTTTATTTGCTAATGAAATTGAATCTTGAATTAATCAAAAAGAACAAAATTATTTAAAAAGCAAAATAAATGATAAAAAAGAAAATTTAGAAGATAGTTTTAACGATGTTAAAGAGAATTTAGAGTCAAAAATATCTAAATTTAAAAGCGATTTAGATGATTTGGATTCTAGTGATAATTTAGATGATACAGATTCTAATGGCAATTCTGATGATAGTGGTTCTTCTCAAAAACAAATAAAAAGTAGTGATGATGAATCTAATGATAATTCAGGTTCTGTAAATTCTAACGATTCTGATGATGTAGATGAAGATAGTGATGGCGATGGACAAGAAAATTCTGAAGCAAAACAAAAAGAATGACTCGCAAAACTCACAAGAAAACCATCTTTTGGTTTGGGGGGCCTTTCATCAAAAAGCAGTGATAAAACTCAATCTTTAGAGCCAAAATTAGATCCTAATGCAACAACTGAACAAAAAAAAGAATTCTATGAGTCTCAAATCAAATCACTTGAGACCCAACTCCAACAAAAAAAAGCTCAACATGAAAAAGATTTAGAAAATGTCGATAAACTTGCAGCTCAAGATTTTGCAGCTGAAAAAAAACAAATTAATCAATCTAATTTTTTCACCGACATTACAAGTAATATTGCCGAGCTAAACACTAATTTTAAATTTGCAAAATATAGTTTAGCTTCAATTGATCTTGATGTTCCAATTCAAAATCTGCAAAATAGCAATAAAAACAAAGGCAATACAAATTCTAACTCAAGTAAAAAAGATTACTATTATCAATTTTACAAAAAATATATTGATCCTAATTTAAATGTCACAACAGATAAAGAAACACCTGATGAGAGAGCTACAAAAAGCATTTTTAAAGATATTTTAAATTTAGCTTGAGGACATAATGAAGCTGGTAAAGTTGAATTTTTAAATCAACAAAATAATCCAGAATATGTTAAAAATCTCGAACAAGAGTGAAAAAAAATTAGCGACAATTTAGGTACTCCTAACAACATAAATGAACAAGCTTTTGAGTTGTACAAAAATTTTGTTAAAGAAAATTGATACTTTATTTTGAAAAGAATTGGAAAATTGGAACTTATTTTTAAAAATTGATATAGTTTTCCAGATCAAGAATACAATGGCCAAAAAATTGCTCATTCTGAAGCATTTAAAGAAAAAGTTGCTGATGAATCTCCTATTTCTGATGTAATAATTTATGCAAATCCATATTTGGAAAGTATTTCTGAAGGTGACACATCTAGATTGTCAGATAAATTTAAGGATTTATACATTTTAAAACAAAATTCTTTAATTAATATTCGTATTGATACATATGATGATAAACCTAAAGTTACTTTAAATCCTTTAATTTTATACTTCCAAAAACCAAGAAATAAAATTTCTGTAAAAGTTTTAACTGAAATTTTCCATCAAGCTTTATACCACTATTCACAAGAAGCTTATAATAGTTTTGAAAATGATTTTGTTGACAAGTTTCGTTATGGATTGCCAGCTCAAATGGTTTTAAAGGAGCAAAATGAAAAAAATAGTTAA
- a CDS encoding lactate/malate family dehydrogenase, with amino-acid sequence MKIKIGIIGASLRAMTIVNNLVATNSNVEFIIIDNAHEIAEAHISDFEDILGLKSNILSIKHSDYRELKDTNILIIDAKTRFFPGMSFKDIAIENSEIIYQIAYQVRKNDFNGLAFILTEPNSLMCQVFEQVSGLISHKIIGIGTLMETMRFNNLLAKKIENFNYDAYAVGDTNQSFLALQDLLLKYTNFSSSLIEIEKVTYDINTKSEDIKMLKKHYNWASAFVISKIIKNIIEEKNTSFVLNVKNKEVDYLKNSYFSLPTKLTLDGVKEINMLNFSNKEIQQINSLNKHNEDLMSMILKHFGNKGI; translated from the coding sequence ATGAAAATAAAAATAGGCATAATAGGTGCTTCGCTTCGTGCAATGACTATTGTTAATAATTTAGTTGCTACTAACTCAAATGTTGAATTTATTATCATTGATAATGCGCATGAAATTGCAGAAGCACATATAAGTGATTTTGAAGACATTTTAGGTCTAAAATCTAATATTTTGTCTATAAAACATAGTGATTATCGTGAATTAAAAGATACAAATATTTTAATTATTGATGCTAAAACCCGTTTTTTTCCAGGTATGTCATTTAAAGATATTGCAATTGAAAATTCAGAAATTATATATCAAATAGCATATCAAGTTCGAAAAAATGATTTTAATGGTTTAGCTTTTATTTTAACAGAGCCAAATTCATTAATGTGCCAAGTTTTTGAGCAAGTTAGCGGTCTTATTTCTCATAAAATTATAGGTATTGGAACATTGATGGAAACTATGAGATTTAACAATTTGCTAGCTAAAAAAATTGAAAATTTTAACTATGATGCATATGCTGTTGGTGATACAAATCAAAGTTTTTTGGCTTTACAAGACTTACTCTTAAAATACACAAACTTTTCAAGTTCATTAATTGAAATTGAAAAAGTTACATATGATATTAATACTAAATCAGAAGATATTAAAATGTTAAAAAAACATTACAATTGGGCTTCTGCCTTTGTAATAAGTAAAATTATAAAAAACATAATAGAAGAAAAAAATACAAGTTTTGTCTTAAATGTTAAAAATAAAGAAGTTGATTATTTGAAAAATTCTTATTTTTCTTTACCAACTAAATTAACATTAGATGGTGTTAAAGAAATTAATATGCTTAATTTTTCAAATAAAGAAATACAACAAATTAATAGTTTAAATAAGCATAACGAAGACCTAATGTCTATGATTTTAAAGCATTTTGGAAATAAAGGGATTTAA
- a CDS encoding ribonuclease J, whose amino-acid sequence MASTLNPTRFFGLGGMQEIGKSTLVIEDDNDIVIIDAGIKFANIFATGIKGMVPNYEYLKTNEHKIRGIFVTHGHEDHIGGIVYLVQQVKIPTIYAPRIAAEYLRAKFAEQKIHTNIEFVEIQKDNVFQFNTLTVDFWTAQHSIPDAFGVRVKSAHGSIMCTGDFRFDYTPIGNYTDFDRLKEIGNERLTLLFSDSTNAMRPAHSPSERDILADIEMHMRAATKKIIVTAFASNLTRIKAIMELGIKLNKKIVMFGRSMVNGINIGRKIGYIQIPDEYFAQKDLKQYDSNELLILTTGSQGEQLAALDRMSNRKHPKVSIESKDLVIFSSSPIPGNKIKIEHLINRLYKLNAIIKENGPDGYLHTSGHAYKQEHEKIFRFTRPKYFFPYHGEYRMCLAHKQTAIECGVDPKNVYIPQNGQVFQMINGEISPTKTFIPCEPIYIDGEIISKENTRIINERETMRENGFVYALVPIHKEKNIIAGRIRIISRGAYVVKNSGDFINEIRRLVHSSVLFLLKNKENYSVPQIKQLIKNRLQTFFHKERRRKPAILSSIVFVDETYDFLKEYKNSEQPSKSVQNKEVQSQSKVKNKKFHNKNQAIKENGRDSNTKEKPKFSKHKFRPKFSKKPIKTKVNEDKGETSGPQRHS is encoded by the coding sequence ATGGCATCAACACTCAACCCTACTCGCTTTTTCGGGCTTGGTGGTATGCAAGAAATTGGAAAATCAACACTTGTAATCGAAGATGACAATGATATTGTCATCATTGATGCAGGGATTAAGTTTGCTAATATCTTTGCTACAGGAATCAAGGGAATGGTTCCAAATTATGAGTATTTAAAAACTAATGAACACAAAATTCGAGGAATTTTTGTCACTCATGGCCACGAAGACCACATTGGCGGAATAGTTTATCTTGTTCAACAAGTTAAAATCCCTACTATTTATGCACCAAGAATTGCTGCTGAATATTTAAGAGCAAAATTTGCTGAACAAAAAATTCATACTAATATCGAATTTGTTGAAATACAAAAAGATAATGTATTTCAATTTAATACATTAACTGTTGATTTTTGAACAGCTCAACATTCAATCCCAGATGCTTTTGGAGTTAGAGTTAAGTCAGCTCATGGGTCAATTATGTGTACTGGTGATTTTCGTTTTGATTACACACCTATTGGAAATTACACCGATTTTGATAGACTAAAAGAGATTGGAAATGAAAGGTTAACTCTTCTTTTTTCAGATTCTACTAACGCTATGAGACCAGCGCATTCACCATCTGAACGTGATATTTTAGCTGATATCGAAATGCACATGCGAGCAGCAACTAAAAAAATTATTGTTACTGCATTTGCTTCAAACTTAACTAGAATTAAAGCTATTATGGAACTTGGTATTAAACTTAACAAAAAAATTGTGATGTTTGGTCGTTCTATGGTTAATGGGATAAATATAGGAAGAAAAATAGGTTATATTCAAATTCCAGATGAATATTTTGCTCAAAAGGATTTGAAGCAATATGATTCTAATGAATTGCTAATTTTGACTACAGGAAGTCAAGGTGAACAGCTAGCAGCTCTTGATAGAATGTCCAACCGAAAACACCCAAAAGTATCTATAGAATCCAAAGACTTAGTTATTTTTTCATCTTCACCAATTCCTGGAAATAAAATTAAAATTGAGCATTTAATTAATAGACTTTATAAATTAAATGCAATTATCAAAGAAAATGGACCTGATGGTTACTTACACACTTCAGGACATGCTTACAAACAGGAACATGAAAAAATATTTAGATTTACAAGACCTAAATATTTTTTCCCTTACCATGGTGAATATAGAATGTGTTTAGCTCATAAACAAACAGCTATTGAGTGTGGAGTGGATCCTAAAAATGTTTATATTCCACAAAATGGACAAGTGTTTCAAATGATTAATGGTGAAATTAGTCCAACTAAAACTTTTATACCTTGTGAACCTATTTATATTGATGGTGAAATTATTTCTAAAGAAAATACTCGTATCATTAATGAGCGTGAAACAATGCGTGAAAATGGTTTTGTGTATGCTTTAGTACCTATTCACAAAGAGAAAAATATAATTGCAGGAAGAATTCGAATTATTTCCCGTGGTGCTTATGTTGTTAAAAACTCAGGTGATTTCATAAATGAGATTCGAAGACTTGTTCACTCTTCTGTTTTATTTTTATTAAAAAATAAAGAAAATTATAGTGTTCCACAAATTAAACAACTAATTAAAAATAGGTTGCAAACTTTTTTTCATAAAGAAAGAAGACGCAAGCCAGCAATTTTGTCTTCAATTGTTTTTGTAGATGAAACATATGATTTTTTGAAAGAATACAAAAATAGTGAACAACCTTCTAAAAGCGTTCAAAATAAAGAGGTTCAGTCACAATCAAAAGTGAAAAATAAGAAATTCCACAATAAAAATCAAGCAATAAAAGAAAATGGAAGAGATTCTAACACAAAAGAAAAACCCAAATTTTCAAAACATAAATTTAGACCTAAATTTTCTAAAAAACCTATAAAAACAAAGGTAAATGAAGATAAAGGAGAAACAAGTGGACCACAAAGACACTCATAA